Proteins found in one Vallitalea guaymasensis genomic segment:
- a CDS encoding KamA family radical SAM protein codes for MDWKKSLITTGEELKEYIPMTREEQMLFEDITRKHPFCTTKYYLSLIDRDDSNDPIKKMQIPSFGEKSEEGVFDTSGESENTKMQGLQHKYKTTALLLATNSCAMYCRHCFRKRLVGLSNQEVLSNFEHAVEYIKQHKEINNILITGGDAFFLPTNILKVFMETLSKVEHIDFIRFGTRIPVVLPHRIIQDEELINALEHYSKMKQIYVVTQFNHPRELTDKAVEGINRLKKAGIIINNQTVLLKGVNDNPTVLAKLMNDLVKYGVNPYYLFQCRPVKGVKHSFQVPLAKGIKIVEDAKKKLSGHSKRFKFIMSHKTGKIEILGEFNKQILFKYHQSPIDSRMGTVFSVKVGEKQGWLDDDICLDEENLKKIG; via the coding sequence ATGGATTGGAAAAAAAGTTTAATTACAACTGGAGAGGAATTAAAAGAATATATTCCTATGACTAGAGAAGAACAGATGCTATTTGAAGATATCACAAGAAAACACCCTTTTTGTACTACAAAGTATTATTTATCTTTGATTGATAGAGATGATTCTAATGATCCAATAAAAAAAATGCAGATACCTTCATTTGGCGAAAAAAGCGAAGAAGGAGTATTTGATACTAGTGGAGAATCAGAAAATACTAAAATGCAAGGATTGCAACATAAGTATAAGACAACAGCTTTATTGTTAGCCACTAATTCATGTGCTATGTACTGTAGACATTGTTTCAGAAAAAGGCTGGTTGGACTTAGTAATCAAGAAGTTTTAAGTAATTTTGAACACGCAGTAGAATACATTAAACAGCATAAAGAAATAAACAATATTTTAATTACTGGTGGAGATGCATTTTTCTTGCCAACCAATATATTAAAAGTTTTTATGGAAACACTTTCGAAAGTTGAGCACATTGACTTTATAAGATTTGGTACACGTATTCCTGTAGTATTGCCTCATAGAATTATTCAAGATGAGGAACTTATAAATGCACTGGAGCATTACTCGAAAATGAAACAAATATATGTAGTTACTCAATTCAACCATCCAAGAGAATTGACAGATAAAGCAGTTGAAGGAATTAATAGATTGAAGAAAGCTGGTATCATAATTAATAATCAGACAGTACTATTAAAAGGTGTTAATGATAACCCTACAGTACTAGCCAAATTAATGAATGATCTGGTAAAATACGGTGTTAACCCATATTATCTATTCCAGTGTAGACCTGTAAAAGGTGTAAAACACAGCTTCCAAGTTCCTCTTGCAAAAGGAATCAAAATTGTTGAAGATGCTAAAAAGAAATTAAGTGGACATTCCAAGAGATTTAAATTCATTATGTCACATAAAACTGGTAAGATAGAAATCTTAGGTGAATTCAATAAGCAGATACTATTTAAATATCATCAATCCCCAATAGATTCAAGAATGGGAACAGTATTCAGTGTTAAAGTAGGAGAAAAGCAGGGCTGGTTGGATGATGATATTTGTCTAGATGAAGAAAATCTAAAGAAAATAGGTTAA
- a CDS encoding ABC-F family ATP-binding cassette domain-containing protein: MLSVEKVNHDFGGRIILSDVSFRLKKGEHVALVGPNGEGKSTFLRIITNKLMPDEGVIKWSPKAKVGYLDQHAELQKGCSIREVLKDAFKEDFQLEETMIQIYDEMANFTEEEMTAKLEEAADIQTKLDHSGFYVIDSKIEEVANGLGLGDIGLDKDVSELSGGQRTKVLLVKLLLQRPTILLLDEPTNFLDENHIEWLKRYLEEYENSFILISHDIPFVNSVASVIYHIENGEFTRYTGNYDDFIRMYEIKKRQAEQAFEKQQKEIDKLEDFIARNKARVATRGMANSRQKKLDKMEKVEKIREKPIPKFNFRYGRASGKTIFETKDMVLGYNEPLTSPLNMILERGQRVAIKGVNGLGKSTLLKTLLGIIKPYSGKVILGDYLEIGYFEQESNPDNVKTAIDEIWEEYPVLTNYEVRQSLAKCGLTNEHITSQMKVLSGGEAAKVRLCKLMLRDINVLVLDEPTNHLDVIAKNELKKAIKEFKGTLIIVSHEPEFYRDVINEVWNLEDWTTKII, from the coding sequence ATGTTAAGTGTAGAAAAAGTCAACCATGATTTTGGCGGAAGAATAATATTAAGTGATGTTTCCTTTAGATTGAAAAAAGGTGAACATGTGGCTCTAGTTGGACCAAATGGAGAAGGTAAAAGTACATTTCTAAGGATAATAACCAACAAACTTATGCCAGACGAAGGTGTAATCAAATGGTCTCCCAAAGCAAAAGTAGGTTACTTGGACCAACATGCAGAATTACAAAAAGGATGTAGCATCAGAGAAGTCTTAAAAGATGCTTTTAAGGAAGATTTCCAGTTAGAAGAAACAATGATACAGATCTATGATGAAATGGCTAATTTTACTGAAGAAGAAATGACTGCTAAGCTAGAAGAAGCTGCGGATATACAAACAAAACTTGATCATAGTGGATTTTATGTAATTGATTCAAAGATTGAAGAAGTAGCTAATGGTCTGGGACTTGGTGACATTGGTCTGGATAAAGATGTTAGTGAGCTAAGCGGTGGTCAACGTACGAAAGTACTATTGGTGAAGTTACTATTGCAAAGACCAACTATCCTATTATTGGACGAGCCCACTAACTTTCTTGATGAAAATCATATTGAATGGTTAAAAAGATATCTTGAGGAATACGAAAACAGTTTTATTCTTATCTCCCATGATATTCCTTTTGTAAACAGTGTAGCATCGGTAATCTATCATATTGAGAATGGTGAATTTACAAGATATACAGGAAATTATGATGATTTTATAAGGATGTATGAGATTAAGAAACGACAAGCCGAGCAAGCATTTGAAAAGCAACAAAAGGAAATTGATAAATTAGAAGATTTTATTGCAAGAAATAAGGCTAGAGTAGCTACAAGAGGTATGGCTAATAGTAGACAGAAAAAATTAGATAAAATGGAGAAAGTTGAAAAGATTAGAGAAAAACCTATTCCAAAATTCAATTTTAGATATGGTAGAGCATCAGGCAAGACCATTTTTGAAACTAAGGATATGGTATTAGGTTATAATGAGCCATTGACCAGTCCTCTGAATATGATATTGGAAAGAGGTCAGCGAGTTGCAATAAAAGGTGTCAATGGACTTGGAAAATCAACGTTACTAAAAACCTTGTTAGGGATTATTAAACCTTATTCAGGCAAAGTCATATTGGGTGACTATCTTGAAATAGGTTATTTTGAACAAGAGTCCAATCCTGATAATGTAAAAACTGCTATTGATGAAATATGGGAAGAATATCCTGTACTTACGAATTATGAAGTTAGACAGTCGCTTGCAAAATGCGGACTTACCAATGAGCATATAACAAGTCAAATGAAAGTATTAAGTGGAGGAGAAGCGGCAAAAGTAAGACTTTGTAAATTGATGTTGCGTGACATTAATGTGCTTGTTTTAGATGAGCCTACTAACCACTTGGATGTTATAGCGAAAAATGAATTAAAGAAAGCTATAAAAGAGTTCAAGGGTACTTTGATAATTGTATCCCATGAACCAGAGTTTTATAGGGATGTTATAAATGAGGTTTGGAATTTGGAAGACTGGACAACAAAAATTATATAG
- a CDS encoding sensor histidine kinase, protein MNILKYLRDRISLLLFYGVNLFVINLVLILDESNAVNINNIIYMDILSLFIIGVYMAREYRKYNMLYKDIEYKINHHHFEEFEISGSTHYIKRIYFKLFNEFFRTVNTSKEMLDKDNDEYYDFITSWVHAVKIPIAASRLLIESHEENTKDTLVSIENEIDKIERYVEQTLYYSRSMSFSKDYLIREYNLNKLVKQSIKKFAKTFIGKKIALTVDIDDNICVYTDKKWFGFILEQLLSNALKYTDKSDGRIDISTYEDDREYRLLIRDNGVGIKIEDLRRVFERGFTGFNGRYFEKSTGMGLYLSRKLARKLGHKITIESKSNVYTLVRIHVSKVGEYFLR, encoded by the coding sequence ATGAATATATTAAAATATTTGAGAGATAGAATTAGTCTTTTATTATTTTATGGGGTAAATCTATTTGTTATTAATCTTGTATTGATCTTGGATGAAAGCAATGCTGTAAATATTAATAATATTATATATATGGACATTTTATCATTATTCATAATTGGAGTTTACATGGCTAGAGAATATAGAAAATATAATATGCTATATAAAGATATAGAGTATAAAATCAATCATCATCATTTTGAAGAGTTTGAGATAAGTGGTAGTACGCATTATATTAAGAGGATTTATTTCAAGTTGTTTAATGAGTTTTTTAGGACGGTTAATACTTCTAAGGAAATGCTGGATAAGGATAATGATGAGTATTATGATTTTATAACTTCTTGGGTTCATGCGGTTAAAATACCTATTGCTGCTAGTAGATTACTTATTGAGAGTCATGAAGAGAATACGAAAGATACTTTGGTCAGTATTGAGAATGAGATAGATAAGATTGAGAGATATGTTGAACAGACTTTGTATTATTCTAGAAGTATGAGTTTTTCTAAGGATTATCTGATTAGGGAATATAATCTTAATAAGCTGGTAAAACAGTCCATCAAGAAGTTTGCTAAGACATTTATTGGTAAGAAGATTGCTTTGACGGTGGATATTGATGATAATATCTGTGTTTATACGGATAAAAAATGGTTTGGATTCATATTGGAGCAATTGCTTTCTAATGCGTTGAAGTATACTGATAAGAGTGATGGTAGGATTGATATTAGTACTTATGAAGATGATAGGGAATATAGATTGCTTATTAGGGATAATGGAGTAGGTATTAAGATTGAAGATCTTAGGAGGGTTTTTGAGAGAGGTTTTACTGGATTTAATGGTAGGTATTTTGAGAAGTCTACAGGGATGGGGTTGTATTTGTCTAGGAAATTAGCTAGGAAGTTGGGCCATAAGATTACTATTGAGTCTAAGTCTAATGTTTATACTTTGGTTAGGATTCATGTTAGTAAGGTGGGGGAATATTTTTTGAGGTAG
- a CDS encoding GGGtGRT protein, which produces MALFEGYDRRIKGIEKTLKENGISSIEEAKQICDEKGIDVYEITKSIQPICFENACWAYILGAAIAIKRGIKVAADAAEVLGEGLQAFCIPGSVADQRKVGIGHGGLGAMLLREETKCFAFLAGHESFAAAEGAIGIARSANKVRKQPLQVILNGLGKDAAHIISRINGFTYVKTEFDYNTSDLKVVSEKAYSKGERGKVRCYGADDVREGVAIMHKEGVDVSITGNSTNPTRFQHPVAGTYKKECVQTGKKYFSVASGGGTGRTLHPDNMAAGPASYGMTDTMGRMHSDAQFAGSSSVPAHVEMMGLIGMGNNPMVGATVAVAVAIQEAMNK; this is translated from the coding sequence ATGGCATTATTTGAAGGATACGATAGAAGAATTAAAGGCATAGAAAAGACTTTAAAAGAAAATGGCATTAGTTCTATTGAAGAAGCTAAACAAATATGTGATGAAAAAGGTATTGACGTATATGAAATTACTAAATCTATTCAACCTATTTGTTTTGAAAACGCATGTTGGGCTTACATTCTAGGTGCAGCAATTGCTATAAAAAGAGGAATAAAAGTTGCAGCAGATGCAGCAGAAGTTCTTGGTGAAGGTTTACAAGCTTTCTGTATTCCAGGTTCTGTTGCTGACCAAAGAAAAGTTGGTATCGGTCATGGTGGTTTAGGAGCTATGCTTCTTAGAGAAGAAACAAAATGTTTTGCTTTCTTAGCAGGCCACGAATCTTTTGCAGCTGCTGAAGGTGCTATTGGTATTGCACGTTCTGCAAACAAAGTTAGAAAACAACCTTTACAAGTAATCCTTAACGGACTTGGTAAGGATGCAGCTCATATTATTTCCAGAATCAATGGATTTACATATGTTAAGACTGAGTTTGACTATAATACTAGTGATTTAAAAGTAGTTAGTGAAAAAGCATATTCTAAAGGAGAAAGAGGAAAAGTTAGATGTTACGGTGCTGACGATGTACGTGAAGGTGTTGCAATCATGCACAAAGAAGGCGTAGACGTTTCTATCACTGGTAACTCAACTAACCCAACTCGTTTCCAACATCCAGTTGCTGGTACTTACAAAAAAGAATGTGTACAAACAGGTAAAAAATATTTCTCAGTAGCATCTGGTGGTGGAACAGGTAGAACTCTTCACCCAGATAATATGGCTGCTGGTCCAGCTTCATATGGTATGACAGATACTATGGGTAGAATGCACTCTGACGCTCAATTTGCTGGTTCTTCATCTGTACCAGCCCATGTAGAAATGATGGGTCTTATCGGTATGGGTAATAACCCAATGGTTGGTGCTACAGTTGCAGTTGCTGTTGCAATACAAGAAGCTATGAATAAATAG
- a CDS encoding ABC transporter permease — MTYYSIMYSNMKKSFKNYYIYIMSTVFSVLIFYLFCSIKYNTQIISAINSSEKVTTVFSATSYVVLIFSLIFIWYSNSFFVKKRKKEIALYSLLGLKKKKIGRMLFGENMIIAVISLVIGIAVGTLFSKLFVMLLLRMMNEFIYVSFSFSIKAARDTVIFFFIIFLFASFHSYRIIYKVKLIELFTSARKKEKAFKTKPIFALISLGLVIYGYSLSQHMVNSMFVINVFLVLGTVIAGTYGLFSYFLVFMVRVLKKRKKTFYKGNNILAISNIAYRIKSHTVTFATIAVLSASTIASLGMVDSVYYDFKTNEAENYPYSFTYNYVDEELNNKVLDIVNSNKTNDLIGSIKIDRAKVSVKLNYDFETQLSDWNLGAVNTYYIISNSTFNKMMELRGMDKGVELKDDECVINYSSLMLYDMTKLKDYTLDAFTDKIPKKVMTIKEVYKQSMVRNGFDPEYLVVSDKIYKEYISGGAETNSFYGINVTKPLQSKELADEIQKVIPEEARFETYYYHFRDANETYVVLLFAAFFIGIVFLISTGSIIYFKLITEANDEKDRYTILKKIGVSKKDITRSIKKQILMMFLLPLIVGLFHSGFALSAFNKVLHAHILTPVIITMVGYTVIYFIYYYLTVNYYKKIILKK; from the coding sequence ATGACGTATTATAGTATTATGTATAGCAATATGAAAAAGAGTTTTAAGAATTATTATATATATATTATGTCCACAGTTTTTAGTGTTTTGATATTCTACTTATTTTGTTCAATCAAATATAATACACAGATAATATCGGCTATCAATTCATCGGAGAAGGTTACGACAGTGTTTTCTGCTACTAGTTATGTAGTATTAATATTTTCACTGATATTCATATGGTATTCAAATTCATTTTTTGTTAAAAAGCGAAAAAAAGAAATCGCCCTGTATTCTTTGTTAGGTTTGAAGAAGAAAAAAATAGGCAGGATGCTGTTTGGAGAAAACATGATTATAGCAGTTATATCCTTAGTGATTGGTATTGCTGTAGGTACTTTGTTTTCAAAATTATTTGTTATGCTTCTGCTTAGAATGATGAACGAATTTATTTATGTCAGTTTCTCTTTTTCAATAAAGGCAGCCAGAGATACTGTTATATTTTTCTTTATAATATTTTTGTTTGCATCTTTTCATAGTTATAGGATAATATACAAAGTCAAACTTATTGAATTGTTTACATCAGCTAGGAAAAAAGAAAAAGCATTTAAGACTAAACCAATTTTTGCGTTAATTTCACTAGGTTTAGTGATCTATGGTTATTCTTTATCACAACATATGGTTAACAGTATGTTTGTAATTAATGTTTTTCTTGTACTTGGTACTGTTATTGCAGGTACATATGGTTTATTCTCCTATTTTCTTGTTTTTATGGTCAGGGTTCTCAAGAAGAGAAAGAAAACATTTTATAAGGGGAATAATATATTAGCAATATCTAATATAGCCTACAGGATCAAGAGTCATACAGTTACTTTTGCTACCATTGCAGTTCTAAGTGCTTCAACAATTGCATCACTAGGTATGGTAGATAGCGTTTATTATGATTTTAAAACTAATGAAGCAGAGAATTATCCATATTCTTTCACTTATAATTATGTTGATGAAGAGCTGAATAATAAAGTACTGGATATAGTTAATAGTAATAAAACTAATGATTTGATAGGGAGTATTAAAATAGATAGAGCCAAAGTGAGTGTTAAGCTCAATTATGATTTTGAGACACAGCTTAGTGATTGGAATCTAGGTGCAGTAAATACTTATTATATCATCTCTAATTCTACTTTCAATAAGATGATGGAATTAAGAGGTATGGATAAAGGTGTAGAATTGAAAGATGATGAGTGTGTAATTAATTATTCAAGCCTTATGCTCTATGATATGACTAAGTTGAAAGATTATACACTGGATGCATTCACAGATAAGATACCTAAAAAAGTGATGACGATAAAAGAAGTTTATAAACAATCCATGGTCAGAAACGGTTTTGATCCAGAATATTTAGTTGTTAGTGATAAAATCTATAAGGAATATATTAGTGGTGGAGCAGAAACTAACAGCTTTTATGGTATAAATGTAACTAAACCTCTTCAAAGCAAGGAATTAGCAGATGAAATTCAAAAGGTAATTCCTGAAGAAGCAAGATTCGAGACATATTATTATCATTTTAGAGATGCTAATGAAACCTATGTAGTTCTACTATTCGCGGCATTCTTCATTGGTATTGTATTCTTGATATCTACAGGAAGTATAATATATTTTAAATTAATTACTGAAGCCAATGATGAAAAAGATAGATATACTATACTTAAAAAGATAGGTGTAAGTAAAAAGGATATTACAAGATCTATAAAGAAACAAATATTAATGATGTTCTTGTTACCGCTAATAGTTGGACTTTTCCATTCAGGATTTGCTCTAAGTGCTTTTAATAAAGTGTTGCATGCACATATTTTAACACCTGTAATAATTACTATGGTAGGTTACACAGTGATTTACTTCATTTATTATTACCTTACAGTTAATTATTATAAAAAGATTATATTAAAGAAATAA
- a CDS encoding iron-sulfur cluster assembly scaffold protein, with amino-acid sequence MMYTHEVKNMCCVAKGPNHGPAPIPQEGKWVQAKEVKDISGLTHGVGWCAPQQGACKLTLNVKDGIIQEALVETLGCSGMTHSAAMASEILPGKTILEALNTDLVCDAINTAMRELFLQIVYGRTQTAFSEDGLPVGAGLEDLGKGLRSQVGTMYGTLDKGPRYLEMAEGYVTKIGLDEDDEIIGYEFIHFGKMMDMIKTGMDAVEAMKNATGTYGRFADAVKTVDPRHE; translated from the coding sequence ATGATGTACACTCATGAAGTGAAAAACATGTGTTGTGTTGCAAAAGGTCCTAACCATGGTCCAGCGCCTATCCCTCAAGAAGGAAAATGGGTTCAAGCAAAAGAAGTAAAAGACATTTCTGGTCTTACTCACGGTGTTGGCTGGTGTGCGCCTCAACAAGGAGCATGTAAGCTTACATTAAACGTAAAGGATGGTATTATTCAAGAAGCTTTAGTAGAAACATTAGGATGTTCAGGAATGACTCATTCAGCTGCAATGGCTTCAGAAATTCTACCAGGAAAAACTATTTTAGAAGCATTAAATACAGATTTAGTATGTGATGCTATTAATACTGCAATGAGAGAACTATTTTTACAAATAGTTTACGGAAGAACTCAAACTGCTTTTTCAGAAGATGGACTTCCAGTTGGTGCAGGTCTAGAAGATTTAGGTAAAGGTCTTCGTTCACAAGTAGGTACTATGTATGGTACTCTTGATAAAGGTCCTCGTTACCTTGAAATGGCTGAAGGCTATGTTACTAAAATTGGTTTAGATGAAGACGATGAAATAATTGGTTATGAATTCATTCACTTCGGTAAAATGATGGATATGATTAAAACTGGTATGGACGCAGTAGAAGCAATGAAAAATGCAACAGGTACATATGGTAGATTTGCAGACGCTGTTAAAACAGTCGATCCAAGACACGAATAG
- the pheS gene encoding phenylalanine--tRNA ligase subunit alpha translates to MKEKLQAIKEEALKSINEAVDLKVLNDIRVNILGKKGELTSVLRGMKDLTKEERPVIGQLANEVRNLIEEKLEDAKGSLAKKQREKQLKEEVIDVTMPAKKVVMGHRHPMNIVLDDIKDIFMGMGYEIAEGPEVEKDYYNFEALNIPENHPAKDEQDTFYINKEVVLRTQTSPVQIRVMENNKPPIRIMAPGRVYRSDEVDASHSPVFNQIEGLVIDKNITMADLKGALEVFVKELYGEKVRVKFRPHHFPFTEPSAEVDVSCVMCGGEGCRVCKGSGWIEILGCGMVHPKVLEMVGIDPKEYSGFAFGMGLERITMLRYGIKDIRLFYENDVRFLSQF, encoded by the coding sequence ATGAAAGAAAAGTTACAGGCTATAAAAGAAGAAGCTTTAAAAAGTATTAATGAAGCAGTAGACTTGAAAGTCCTTAATGACATTAGAGTTAACATCTTAGGTAAAAAAGGAGAGTTAACAAGTGTTTTAAGAGGTATGAAAGATTTGACTAAGGAAGAAAGACCGGTTATTGGACAGTTGGCTAATGAGGTCAGGAATCTAATAGAGGAAAAATTAGAGGATGCTAAAGGTAGTTTAGCTAAGAAACAAAGAGAGAAACAATTAAAAGAAGAAGTTATTGATGTTACCATGCCAGCTAAGAAGGTTGTTATGGGTCATAGACATCCAATGAATATTGTTCTTGATGATATAAAAGACATTTTCATGGGAATGGGTTATGAGATTGCTGAAGGTCCTGAGGTTGAAAAGGATTATTATAATTTTGAAGCTCTTAACATTCCTGAAAATCATCCAGCAAAAGATGAGCAGGATACTTTTTATATAAATAAAGAAGTTGTTCTTAGAACACAGACTTCTCCAGTGCAGATTAGAGTTATGGAAAATAATAAACCACCAATTCGTATAATGGCTCCTGGTAGAGTTTATCGTTCAGATGAAGTTGATGCATCTCACTCACCAGTTTTCAATCAAATTGAAGGATTGGTAATTGATAAGAACATTACTATGGCAGATTTAAAAGGTGCTTTAGAAGTTTTTGTAAAAGAACTTTATGGAGAAAAGGTTAGAGTAAAATTCAGACCTCATCATTTCCCATTCACAGAGCCTAGTGCAGAGGTTGATGTATCTTGTGTAATGTGTGGAGGAGAAGGTTGTCGTGTATGTAAAGGTTCAGGTTGGATAGAAATACTTGGTTGTGGTATGGTTCATCCAAAAGTGCTTGAAATGGTTGGAATCGATCCAAAAGAATATAGTGGATTTGCTTTTGGTATGGGACTTGAACGTATTACCATGTTGAGATATGGTATCAAAGATATTCGATTGTTCTATGAAAATGATGTGAGATTTTTATCACAGTTCTAA
- a CDS encoding response regulator transcription factor: MFKVFIVEDDTTIANIISDNLKKWGYETAVAKEFSDVFSEYVSFKPDLVLLDIVLPLYDGYYWCSKIRQESKVPIIFISSKDSNMDVLMAINMGADDYVTKPFSMEILLAKISALIRRTYSYTNKATNLIEHKGAILNIDDGTLVYNDEKIDLTKNEYRILYVLMSNKDSIVSRDKIMRNLWEHESFVDDNTLTVNINRLRKKLDNKGLDNFIATKKGQGYIIE, from the coding sequence ATGTTTAAAGTTTTTATAGTTGAAGATGATACAACAATTGCAAATATCATATCTGATAATCTTAAGAAATGGGGATACGAGACAGCTGTTGCAAAAGAGTTCTCCGATGTTTTTTCAGAATATGTTAGTTTCAAGCCTGACCTGGTTCTGTTAGATATTGTGTTACCGTTATATGACGGTTATTATTGGTGTTCAAAGATAAGACAGGAATCAAAAGTGCCTATTATTTTTATTTCGTCAAAGGATTCTAATATGGATGTATTGATGGCTATCAATATGGGTGCAGATGATTATGTTACGAAACCTTTTTCCATGGAGATTCTTCTTGCTAAGATAAGTGCCCTTATTAGAAGAACATATTCTTATACCAATAAGGCAACTAATCTTATTGAACATAAAGGAGCAATACTTAATATTGATGATGGAACGTTAGTGTATAATGATGAGAAAATTGATTTGACCAAAAATGAATACAGGATATTATATGTGTTGATGAGTAATAAGGACAGTATTGTTTCAAGGGACAAGATTATGAGAAATCTATGGGAACATGAAAGTTTTGTAGATGATAATACTTTAACTGTCAATATTAATAGATTGAGAAAAAAATTGGATAACAAAGGTTTAGATAATTTTATTGCTACGAAAAAAGGACAGGGGTATATTATAGAATGA